Proteins encoded by one window of Clostridium bornimense:
- a CDS encoding DUF1648 domain-containing protein gives MIDKKWVDLIFILIIVGISLICSSFMPDIVPLSWNGCGNIVRLGIKEEVIFFIPAVIIVIYLITTMAEINIDITLEGYRKKLRFYRRFFVVFLGLIQIYILINVIYKL, from the coding sequence ATGATTGATAAAAAATGGGTAGATTTGATTTTTATATTAATAATAGTAGGTATCAGTCTTATTTGTAGTAGCTTTATGCCTGATATAGTACCATTAAGTTGGAATGGCTGTGGTAATATAGTTCGCTTAGGCATTAAGGAAGAGGTAATATTCTTTATACCAGCGGTAATTATAGTTATATATTTAATTACTACTATGGCAGAAATTAATATTGATATAACTTTAGAGGGATATAGGAAAAAATTAAGGTTTTACAGAAGATTTTTTGTTGTTTTTTTAGGATTAATACAAATATATATTTTAATTAATGTAATATATAAGTTGTAA
- a CDS encoding M20 metallopeptidase family protein: MNFYNEALGIKEELVSLRRYFHMNPELDFKLYNTSTKIKEFLDNEGIEYFDVAETGVCATIKGKDEGKTIGIRADMDALPLCDNKVCEYKSTKEGVMHACGHDAHMTIALGIAKLLNRHKDKFKGTIRMLFEPAEETTGGAQVMIKEGALENPNVDAIIGLHVSEDIPCGKIGVKYDVFNAASNPYKIVIKGQGGHGAHPESTIDPIVIGTTVVNAIQTIVSRELPPTDAGLITVGYFHGGTSQNIIPEEVSLGGIIRTVKAEHREYVKKRLVEVVDGIVKSMRGKAEITIEESYPCLYNDDKMVDIIKESAETVIGKDNIISLKAPSMGVESFAYFSNERPSAFYFLGTRNEEKGIIYPAHSTRFDIDENALAIGVAIQCEAALNFLNK; encoded by the coding sequence ATGAATTTTTATAATGAAGCATTAGGAATTAAAGAGGAGTTAGTTTCACTTAGAAGGTATTTTCACATGAATCCAGAATTGGATTTTAAGTTATATAATACTTCTACAAAAATAAAAGAATTCTTAGATAATGAAGGTATAGAATATTTTGATGTAGCAGAAACTGGAGTCTGTGCTACAATCAAAGGAAAAGATGAAGGAAAAACTATTGGGATAAGAGCAGATATGGATGCCCTACCATTGTGTGACAATAAGGTATGTGAATATAAGTCTACAAAAGAAGGAGTAATGCATGCATGTGGTCATGATGCTCATATGACAATTGCATTAGGAATTGCAAAATTATTAAATAGACATAAGGATAAATTTAAAGGGACTATACGAATGTTATTTGAACCTGCAGAAGAAACTACAGGTGGAGCACAAGTAATGATAAAAGAAGGAGCTTTAGAAAATCCTAATGTTGATGCTATAATTGGGCTTCATGTAAGTGAGGATATTCCTTGTGGAAAAATAGGTGTAAAATACGATGTTTTTAATGCAGCATCTAATCCATATAAAATAGTTATAAAAGGGCAAGGCGGACATGGAGCACATCCCGAATCGACTATTGATCCTATAGTAATAGGAACAACAGTGGTTAATGCTATTCAAACAATTGTTAGTAGAGAACTTCCACCGACTGATGCAGGACTTATAACAGTAGGTTATTTTCATGGTGGAACATCTCAAAATATTATTCCTGAAGAAGTATCTTTAGGAGGAATAATAAGAACTGTAAAAGCAGAGCATAGAGAATATGTAAAAAAAAGATTAGTAGAAGTGGTAGATGGAATAGTTAAATCAATGAGAGGAAAAGCTGAGATAACAATAGAGGAAAGCTATCCGTGTCTTTATAATGATGATAAAATGGTGGATATAATAAAAGAAAGTGCTGAAACGGTAATAGGAAAAGATAATATTATTTCACTTAAGGCACCAAGTATGGGTGTTGAATCTTTTGCATATTTCTCTAATGAGAGACCATCAGCTTTTTATTTTCTTGGAACGAGAAATGAAGAAAAGGGTATAATCTATCCAGCGCACAGTACTAGATTTGATATAGATGAAAATGCATTAGCAATAGGTGTAGCAATTCAATGTGAAGCTGCATTAAATTTTTTAAATAAGTAA
- a CDS encoding cell division protein FtsA, with product MSDYIFALDIGTRKVIGTVGYIKDKKFIVSHEVLMEHEERAMIDGQIHDIELVAKLVKKIKDQLEKELNITLTKVSIAAAGRFLKTVEVNHEIKCEKYKDIDKDQIRGLELTTIKKAEEIANENSENILYCVGYSVKNYYLNGYVISNLEGHKGDTISVEIIATFLPRSVVDSLYAVMKKVGLTVSNLTLEPIAAMEVVIPSNLRMLNIGLVDIGAGTSDIAISRDGTIYSYGMISKAGDEITEVIAKEYLVDFNTAEKMKRRIFIDDKIKFTDVLGFEGEVERDGILKLIDSKVNELADEICNKILELNGGKSPNAMFLVGGGAHTPLLKDYMVEKLQLSDKRVVIKDRSNIESCEVKDLSLGSTGVTVLGIALEAIKRIGGDFIDISINDKVVSLFNYNNHKVMDVILASGINPKDIISKKGSNVRFTLNGRNKIAFGSLGKNAIIKINGKDATLDSEIVEGDKVNVEFAINGESAKPIVKDYVLLESTSFYYNDKIQYLEPRVYINDNRSDIDMLIKDGDDIEIIYPKTLGDFKDYYINDGELKNFYIRENIISNNYIINEGDRIYSEIKEDKLETEEIEEIENSKTNDFEANNITVTVNGEKVILSGKESYVFVDIFDKIKFDLTSNKGMLMLILNNERASFYSPLYDGDNIELKFQ from the coding sequence ATGAGTGATTATATATTTGCCTTGGATATTGGAACAAGGAAGGTAATAGGTACTGTAGGGTATATAAAAGATAAAAAATTTATTGTGTCTCACGAAGTTTTAATGGAGCATGAAGAAAGAGCAATGATTGATGGTCAAATTCATGATATAGAACTTGTGGCAAAACTAGTAAAGAAGATTAAAGATCAGCTAGAAAAGGAATTAAATATTACTCTAACAAAGGTATCAATAGCTGCAGCCGGAAGATTTCTTAAAACTGTAGAAGTGAATCATGAAATTAAGTGTGAAAAGTATAAGGATATAGATAAAGACCAGATAAGAGGGTTAGAACTTACCACAATTAAAAAGGCAGAAGAAATAGCAAATGAAAATTCTGAAAACATTCTTTATTGTGTTGGATACTCTGTGAAGAATTATTATCTTAATGGATATGTAATTTCAAATTTAGAAGGTCATAAAGGAGATACTATTTCTGTTGAGATAATAGCTACATTTTTACCAAGATCAGTGGTAGATTCACTTTATGCTGTTATGAAAAAAGTTGGACTAACAGTTTCTAACTTAACATTGGAACCGATAGCAGCTATGGAAGTTGTTATACCAAGCAATTTAAGGATGCTTAATATAGGCCTTGTTGATATAGGAGCTGGTACGTCGGATATTGCAATTTCACGAGATGGAACAATTTATTCTTATGGAATGATCTCAAAAGCAGGAGATGAAATAACAGAAGTAATTGCAAAAGAGTATCTTGTAGATTTTAATACTGCAGAGAAAATGAAAAGAAGAATATTTATTGATGATAAAATAAAATTTACTGATGTATTAGGCTTTGAAGGTGAAGTTGAAAGAGATGGAATATTAAAATTAATTGATTCAAAAGTAAATGAATTAGCTGATGAAATATGTAATAAGATTTTAGAGTTAAATGGCGGGAAGAGCCCTAATGCTATGTTTTTAGTTGGGGGAGGAGCACATACTCCACTTTTAAAAGATTATATGGTAGAAAAACTTCAACTTTCTGATAAGAGAGTAGTTATTAAGGATAGAAGTAATATTGAGAGTTGTGAAGTAAAAGATTTATCTTTAGGTAGTACTGGCGTTACTGTTTTAGGTATTGCTTTAGAAGCTATAAAAAGAATAGGTGGAGACTTTATAGATATATCGATAAATGATAAAGTGGTATCGCTCTTTAATTATAATAATCATAAAGTTATGGATGTAATTTTAGCAAGTGGTATTAATCCGAAAGATATAATCTCAAAGAAAGGTAGCAATGTGAGGTTTACTTTAAATGGAAGAAACAAAATAGCTTTCGGATCATTAGGAAAGAATGCTATTATAAAAATAAATGGTAAAGATGCTACATTAGATTCGGAAATTGTAGAAGGTGATAAAGTTAATGTTGAGTTTGCCATAAATGGAGAAAGTGCGAAACCAATAGTTAAAGATTATGTTTTACTTGAAAGTACTTCATTTTATTATAATGATAAAATTCAATATTTAGAGCCAAGAGTTTATATAAATGATAATAGAAGTGATATAGATATGTTAATAAAAGATGGGGATGATATTGAAATAATATATCCTAAGACTTTAGGGGATTTTAAAGATTATTATATTAATGATGGTGAATTAAAAAACTTTTATATTAGAGAAAATATAATTTCAAATAATTATATAATAAATGAAGGTGACAGGATTTACAGTGAAATAAAAGAAGATAAATTAGAAACTGAAGAAATTGAAGAAATTGAAAATAGCAAAACTAATGATTTTGAAGCAAATAATATTACTGTTACTGTCAATGGTGAAAAAGTAATCTTGTCAGGAAAAGAATCATATGTATTTGTAGATATATTTGATAAAATAAAGTTTGATCTTACAAGTAATAAAGGGATGCTTATGTTAATATTAAATAATGAAAGAGCATCTTTTTATTCTCCGTTGTATGATGGCGATAATATAGAGTTGAAATTTCAATAG
- a CDS encoding GGDEF domain-containing protein, which yields MSIRNKRVDICYLFTIAIFILFLIFTIEIFPNQGYKLKIDLPMELDNFWDKESTYKGDRIVSSNILSAKYGYVDTVGFRTYQEKVKVYLNDNLIYQSGYGNIPIGNTPGDLWNIVDLPKDYEGKKLEIVLEDPYNQFEIYDTNRIFIGTRSSIILNILKDNISNVFLSIISFIMGISFFILYFASHIVRQFKKSILYVAILCVSVSIWSLSDASLLQIVTDKQFTIYCIKLLLVAFIPITFTMIVKEEMQETFARKYDFIVIGQCIAFVIIILLQLLNIFDLKKSLFIAHFIGIIASVMVIIILCREYIFRKKRPTFSSIGYIIVITCGIVDIIKYNICKTKDTSFYTRIGIIVLILLLFIDLISVLSKIYKESIKLEALKELAYIDIMTGTQNRTCFQIKLEELNTRLNVSSNIYLVILDINNLKITNDTLGHQKGDELIVKVAKVIKNTFGEKGEVFRIGGDEFVVIIENILDIEMKKMIDRFEYNIDIEKISIAYGYGKFNREFDKTINDLFRYVDSKMYKQKKEKKSNML from the coding sequence ATGAGTATTAGAAATAAAAGAGTAGATATATGTTATCTATTTACTATAGCGATATTTATTTTATTTCTAATATTCACTATTGAAATTTTTCCCAATCAAGGATATAAATTAAAAATAGATTTACCTATGGAGTTAGATAATTTTTGGGATAAAGAAAGTACATATAAAGGAGATAGAATTGTTTCATCAAATATATTATCTGCTAAGTATGGGTATGTTGATACTGTGGGGTTTAGGACATATCAAGAAAAAGTAAAAGTATATCTGAATGATAATTTAATATACCAAAGTGGATATGGAAACATTCCCATTGGTAATACTCCTGGAGACTTATGGAATATAGTTGATTTACCTAAAGATTATGAAGGAAAAAAGTTAGAAATAGTTTTAGAAGATCCATATAATCAATTTGAAATTTATGATACTAATAGAATTTTTATAGGTACTAGAAGTAGTATTATTTTAAATATATTAAAAGATAATATTTCTAACGTTTTTTTATCTATTATTAGTTTTATAATGGGAATATCTTTTTTTATTTTATATTTTGCATCTCATATAGTACGTCAATTTAAGAAAAGTATATTATATGTAGCTATATTATGTGTAAGTGTATCTATATGGTCTTTGTCAGATGCATCCTTACTTCAAATAGTTACAGATAAACAGTTCACAATATATTGTATTAAGTTGTTATTAGTTGCATTTATTCCAATAACATTTACTATGATTGTAAAAGAAGAGATGCAAGAAACTTTTGCTAGAAAATATGATTTTATAGTAATAGGACAGTGCATTGCGTTTGTAATAATAATTTTATTACAATTATTAAACATATTTGATTTGAAGAAATCTTTATTTATAGCACATTTTATAGGAATAATAGCATCGGTTATGGTTATTATTATATTGTGTAGAGAATATATATTTAGAAAAAAGAGACCTACATTTTCTTCAATAGGTTATATAATAGTTATTACATGTGGTATTGTGGATATAATTAAATACAATATATGCAAGACTAAAGATACATCTTTTTATACACGTATAGGGATTATTGTACTAATATTATTACTATTTATAGATTTAATAAGTGTACTATCAAAAATATATAAAGAAAGTATTAAACTTGAAGCATTAAAAGAATTAGCTTATATAGATATTATGACTGGAACACAAAATAGAACTTGTTTTCAAATAAAGCTAGAAGAATTAAATACAAGATTAAATGTATCATCAAATATATATCTAGTTATATTAGATATAAATAATCTGAAAATTACAAATGATACTCTAGGGCACCAAAAAGGTGATGAACTTATAGTTAAAGTAGCGAAGGTTATAAAGAATACTTTTGGTGAAAAAGGTGAAGTTTTTAGGATAGGTGGAGATGAATTTGTAGTTATTATAGAAAATATATTGGATATTGAGATGAAAAAAATGATTGATAGATTTGAATATAATATTGATATAGAAAAAATATCTATAGCTTATGGATATGGGAAATTTAATAGAGAGTTTGATAAAACTATAAATGATTTATTTAGATATGTAGATAGTAAGATGTATAAGCAGAAGAAAGAGAAAAAGAGTAATATGTTATAA
- a CDS encoding type II secretion system F family protein — protein sequence MAVFNYEAKNIDGIVIKGKLEVDTREELQKNLREKNFFLIKVEEEVAANNLSFDKFKEIPFKDLSMFCKELYFTLSAGIPMIRSLEIINGNIENKKLKSVIEELIEEIQKGRNMSDVLKEKEEIPNMFAAMLAVGESTGYLDEIIKDMSIYYDKQHQQKLKIKSALSYPKVLVAFGSLITVGLITFVVPTFVETITSSGGEVPLITRIVIGISDFCRNNFIILMILVMGIIGFKKYILDKNENYIYERDKFLMNSKKLGAITQQVTTARFARTFAILIKGGMGIIESIDIVSESIGNEYTKKLLQECKELVNVGSSIGEALEAKEVFPTLLTQMMKIGEESGNIDSILDQISEFYDSESDFAIKKFTSLIEPVVIIGLALVVGIVIVALVLPMFQSMGSV from the coding sequence ATGGCAGTATTTAATTATGAAGCTAAAAACATAGATGGAATAGTAATAAAAGGTAAGTTAGAAGTAGATACCAGGGAAGAATTACAGAAAAATTTAAGAGAAAAAAACTTTTTTCTTATAAAAGTAGAAGAAGAAGTAGCAGCTAATAATTTAAGTTTTGATAAGTTTAAAGAAATACCTTTTAAAGATTTATCGATGTTTTGTAAAGAACTTTATTTTACCTTGTCAGCGGGTATTCCTATGATTAGATCTCTAGAAATAATAAATGGAAATATTGAAAATAAAAAATTAAAATCTGTAATAGAAGAATTGATAGAAGAGATACAAAAAGGAAGAAATATGTCTGATGTTTTGAAAGAAAAGGAAGAAATACCGAACATGTTTGCAGCTATGCTTGCAGTAGGAGAATCAACGGGGTATCTTGATGAAATTATTAAAGATATGTCAATTTATTATGATAAGCAACATCAGCAAAAACTAAAAATAAAGTCAGCATTAAGCTACCCAAAAGTACTAGTGGCATTTGGGTCACTAATAACAGTTGGTCTGATAACTTTTGTAGTTCCTACATTTGTTGAAACTATAACTTCATCAGGAGGGGAAGTACCATTAATAACAAGAATTGTGATTGGAATAAGTGATTTTTGTAGAAATAATTTTATTATTTTAATGATTCTTGTCATGGGTATAATTGGATTTAAAAAATATATTTTAGATAAAAATGAAAACTATATATATGAAAGAGATAAATTCTTAATGAATTCTAAAAAGCTTGGTGCAATAACCCAACAAGTTACTACGGCAAGATTTGCAAGAACTTTTGCAATTCTAATTAAAGGTGGTATGGGAATAATTGAATCAATAGATATAGTTTCTGAATCTATAGGAAATGAGTATACAAAAAAATTATTGCAAGAATGTAAAGAGCTAGTCAATGTTGGTTCAAGTATTGGAGAAGCTTTGGAAGCAAAAGAAGTATTTCCAACATTACTAACTCAAATGATGAAAATAGGTGAAGAAAGTGGAAATATAGACAGTATACTAGATCAAATTTCTGAGTTTTACGATAGTGAATCTGATTTTGCTATTAAGAAATTTACTTCACTTATTGAACCAGTAGTAATAATAGGACTAGCACTTGTTGTTGGTATAGTTATAGTAGCATTAGTCTTACCGATGTTCCAATCAATGGGATCAGTTTAG
- a CDS encoding RluA family pseudouridine synthase, producing the protein MIINISSNESGQRLDKFLKKYLKNIPLNGIYKHIRKKDIRVNGEKSAENYILQEGDVVELNKYVRIDGLKEIKEEKVKRFTSIDSSSLKITYEDKNILVVEKWPGVLVHQDSREGEATLTDYVLSYLNEKGDYKPENEITFTPAPCNRLDRNTSGIVVFGKSYEGLKGINKIIRENNIRKYYIALVKGKIEEGLHEAYIKKNEENNISKVYREPGKDRKKIAMDVKVLETVGAYSLLDINLITGRSHQLRAHLAELGNPIIGDPKYGDRKLNSYFDNKYALKFQYLYAYKLIFKNLDDTLSYLENKTIVETLPPIFKKIKKDVLRFN; encoded by the coding sequence ATGATAATAAACATAAGTAGTAATGAAAGTGGTCAACGTTTAGATAAGTTTTTAAAAAAATACCTTAAAAATATACCGTTAAATGGTATATACAAACATATAAGAAAGAAGGATATCAGAGTTAATGGAGAAAAATCAGCGGAAAATTATATTCTTCAAGAGGGTGATGTAGTAGAACTAAATAAATATGTTAGAATAGATGGATTAAAAGAAATAAAAGAAGAAAAAGTAAAAAGATTCACATCTATAGATTCCAGTTCTTTAAAAATAACATATGAAGATAAAAATATACTTGTAGTAGAAAAGTGGCCAGGAGTTTTAGTTCATCAAGATAGTAGAGAAGGAGAAGCAACATTAACGGATTATGTTCTTTCGTATCTAAATGAAAAAGGTGACTATAAGCCAGAAAATGAGATAACTTTTACTCCAGCGCCATGTAATAGATTAGATAGAAATACATCTGGAATTGTTGTGTTTGGTAAGAGTTACGAAGGTCTTAAAGGAATAAATAAAATTATAAGAGAAAATAATATTAGAAAATATTATATCGCGTTAGTTAAGGGTAAAATAGAAGAAGGATTACATGAGGCTTATATAAAAAAGAATGAAGAGAATAATATCTCTAAGGTATATAGAGAGCCTGGCAAAGATAGAAAGAAAATTGCCATGGATGTTAAAGTATTAGAAACAGTTGGGGCTTATTCATTATTAGATATTAATTTAATAACTGGAAGAAGCCATCAGCTAAGAGCGCATTTAGCGGAGCTTGGAAATCCTATTATTGGTGATCCTAAATATGGTGATAGAAAATTAAATTCTTATTTTGATAATAAATATGCATTAAAGTTCCAGTATTTATATGCATATAAACTTATATTTAAGAATTTAGATGATACTTTGAGTTATTTAGAAAATAAAACTATAGTTGAAACTTTGCCACCTATTTTTAAGAAAATAAAGAAAGATGTTTTAAGATTTAATTAA
- a CDS encoding GspE/PulE family protein: MARKKRIGDLLLEYNYITDAELDEALEVQKATGKKLGEIFINSGIISESDLLGVLELQLGLNRVYMDMIKVDKELINLVPEFLAKKYNAFPIGIENNELVVVMNDPLNILAEEDLSIASGYPIKIALSSEREIKQMINKYYSESYMEKTAEHLKAHSEEKEQEEDIIEQIDGTENAPTVKLIDTIIANAVRSKASDIHIEPFENRVVVRYRIDGQLKKQFESSREPLAAMITRIKILSDMDIAEKRIPQDGKILTKVDGVDVDLRVSVLPAVYGEKVVIRILDRSAYMVEKDQLGLEGEDLEKINKIVSNPYGIVLVTGPTGSGKTTTLYSLLRDLNKESVNLVTVEDPVEYAMDGITQVNVNAKAGLTFASGLRSILRQDPDVVMIGEIRDAETAEIAIRAAITGHLVLSTIHTNDAPSSVMRLQDMGIQPYLVATAVKGIIAQRLIRKICPNCKQGYLASDYEKSILGLPDQRVILYRGTGCSRCNDTGYKGRMGIYEIMEIGADVKEVIYNNGNAEEIRKVAVRNGMNTLNRSAAKAVLAGKSTIDELMRVTMLNE; the protein is encoded by the coding sequence ATGGCGAGAAAAAAAAGAATTGGTGATTTATTATTAGAATATAATTATATTACTGATGCAGAATTAGACGAAGCGTTAGAAGTTCAAAAGGCTACGGGGAAAAAGCTTGGAGAAATTTTTATAAATAGTGGAATTATAAGTGAAAGTGATCTTTTAGGTGTACTAGAATTGCAACTTGGTCTAAATAGAGTCTACATGGATATGATTAAAGTAGATAAAGAACTTATAAACTTAGTTCCAGAATTTTTAGCAAAAAAATACAATGCCTTTCCAATAGGTATTGAAAATAATGAATTAGTAGTAGTTATGAATGATCCACTTAACATTCTAGCAGAAGAAGATTTATCAATAGCTTCGGGGTATCCGATAAAAATAGCTTTATCAAGTGAACGTGAAATAAAGCAGATGATAAATAAGTACTATTCTGAAAGCTATATGGAAAAAACAGCAGAACATCTTAAGGCACATTCAGAAGAAAAAGAACAAGAAGAAGATATCATAGAGCAAATTGACGGAACTGAGAATGCTCCTACAGTTAAGTTGATTGATACAATCATTGCTAATGCTGTAAGAAGCAAAGCCAGTGATATACATATTGAGCCTTTTGAAAATAGAGTAGTTGTTAGATATAGAATAGATGGTCAGCTAAAGAAACAATTTGAATCATCTAGAGAGCCCTTAGCAGCAATGATAACTAGAATAAAGATATTATCTGACATGGATATTGCAGAAAAAAGGATACCACAGGATGGGAAGATATTAACGAAAGTTGATGGTGTCGATGTCGATCTGCGGGTATCTGTGTTGCCTGCTGTTTATGGTGAAAAGGTAGTAATCAGAATACTAGATAGAAGTGCATATATGGTAGAAAAAGATCAATTAGGACTAGAAGGTGAGGATTTAGAGAAGATTAATAAAATAGTGAGTAATCCTTATGGAATAGTTTTAGTTACTGGACCTACTGGAAGTGGTAAAACTACTACACTATATTCATTACTTAGAGATTTAAATAAAGAATCTGTAAATTTAGTTACTGTTGAAGATCCGGTGGAATATGCAATGGATGGAATCACTCAAGTTAATGTTAATGCTAAAGCAGGGTTAACTTTTGCAAGTGGTTTAAGATCAATACTTAGACAAGACCCGGATGTTGTTATGATCGGGGAAATTAGAGATGCTGAAACAGCAGAGATAGCTATTAGAGCAGCGATAACAGGACATTTAGTTTTAAGTACTATCCATACTAATGATGCACCATCATCTGTAATGAGATTACAGGATATGGGAATACAGCCTTATCTTGTAGCAACAGCAGTAAAAGGAATAATAGCTCAAAGATTGATAAGAAAAATTTGCCCTAATTGCAAACAGGGATATTTAGCATCAGATTATGAAAAATCCATATTGGGATTACCAGACCAGAGAGTTATTTTATATAGAGGTACTGGTTGTAGTAGATGTAATGATACTGGATATAAAGGAAGAATGGGGATTTATGAAATAATGGAGATTGGTGCAGATGTTAAAGAAGTTATTTATAACAATGGTAATGCAGAAGAAATAAGAAAAGTAGCAGTAAGAAATGGTATGAATACTCTAAATAGATCTGCAGCAAAAGCTGTATTAGCGGGAAAGTCAACTATTGATGAACTTATGAGAGTTACTATGCTTAATGAATAG
- the galE gene encoding UDP-glucose 4-epimerase GalE: protein MKILVTGGAGYIGSHATYLLIERGFDVVVVDNLSTGHKEAVHEKAKFYEGDIGDYKFISNILKEENIDGVIHFAAFSLVGESMENPYKYYENNVAKTNNLLKAMVDFNVKNIVFSSTAATYGEPKTIPILESDETNPTNVYGETKLSMEKMIKWYNKAYGLKYVCLRYFNVAGAHSSGDIGEAHNPETHLIPIILQVASGRREKINVYGNDYDTKDGTCIRDYVHVIDLVDAHIKAIEYLFNGSKSDVFNLGSGEGFTVYEMIEAARKVTGDEIPLVVTERRAGDPAKLIASSEKAREILGWKPKFEDITKMIKDAWNWEQNKKY from the coding sequence ATGAAAATTTTAGTAACAGGTGGGGCAGGATACATAGGATCTCATGCAACATATTTATTAATAGAAAGAGGATTTGATGTTGTAGTTGTAGATAATCTATCAACTGGACATAAAGAAGCAGTGCACGAAAAAGCTAAATTTTATGAAGGTGACATAGGTGATTATAAATTTATATCTAATATATTAAAAGAAGAAAACATAGATGGTGTTATTCATTTTGCAGCATTTTCTTTAGTTGGTGAAAGTATGGAGAACCCATACAAATATTATGAAAATAATGTAGCAAAGACAAATAACTTATTAAAAGCTATGGTTGATTTTAATGTTAAAAATATTGTATTTTCATCTACAGCGGCAACCTATGGAGAGCCTAAAACTATTCCTATCTTAGAGAGTGATGAGACAAATCCAACCAATGTATATGGAGAGACTAAATTATCAATGGAAAAAATGATAAAGTGGTATAACAAAGCTTATGGATTAAAATATGTATGCTTACGTTATTTCAACGTTGCCGGTGCACATTCGTCTGGGGACATAGGTGAGGCGCATAATCCAGAAACACATTTGATTCCTATAATATTACAGGTTGCATCAGGAAGAAGAGAGAAAATTAATGTATATGGAAATGATTATGATACAAAGGATGGTACATGTATTCGTGATTATGTTCATGTTATTGATTTAGTGGATGCTCACATTAAAGCTATTGAATATTTATTTAATGGTTCAAAAAGTGATGTATTTAATTTAGGAAGTGGAGAAGGATTTACAGTATATGAGATGATTGAGGCTGCAAGAAAGGTTACAGGTGATGAAATACCACTTGTAGTGACAGAAAGAAGAGCGGGAGATCCTGCAAAACTTATAGCATCAAGTGAGAAAGCTAGAGAAATATTAGGATGGAAACCAAAGTTTGAGGATATAACTAAGATGATTAAAGATGCATGGAATTGGGAACAAAATAAGAAATACTAA